Part of the Chlamydia muridarum str. Nigg genome is shown below.
AGATATTGTGGCTCGAGAGCTAAATCCTATGGAGATGTATCTAATCTGTGCAGGGTTATATCTAGTTATGACTTCCGCTTTTTCTTATTTTGCTAGGTTATCAGAGAAGGAGTCGGCATGACTGTTGAAGTTAAAAATTTGGCCGTATCTGTAAATGGCAAAGAGATTCTTTCAAAAGCATCTTTTTCTCTAATTCCAGGGCGAATTACCTTGTTTATTGGAAGAAGCGGATCAGGTAAAACTACGATTTTACGTTCGTTAGTAGGTCTAGCTCCGATTTCTAACGGGAGTATTTCTATAGCCGGAGATCCTCCAGGGTTTGTTTTTCAACAACCAGAACTTTTTCCCCACATGACTGTGTTAGATAATTGCGTACATCCACAGATTGTGGTGAAGAATCGAGACCCAAAAGAAGCAAAAGAAAGAGCGATGGAGCTTCTGGGTATGCTGGAGATTAGGGAATATGCTTTGAGTTATCCGAATCAGTTGTCAGGAGGTCAGAGGCAGCGTGTAGCGATTGCTCGAGCTCTTTCTCTTGATACGCGAACGATTCTTTTTGATGAACCCACTTCTGCTTTAGATCCATTTTCTGCATCTAGGTTTCTACAAATGGTTCTTT
Proteins encoded:
- a CDS encoding ATP-binding cassette domain-containing protein, translated to MTVEVKNLAVSVNGKEILSKASFSLIPGRITLFIGRSGSGKTTILRSLVGLAPISNGSISIAGDPPGFVFQQPELFPHMTVLDNCVHPQIVVKNRDPKEAKERAMELLGMLEIREYALSYPNQLSGGQRQRVAIARALSLDTRTILFDEPTSALDPFSASRFLQMVLSLKDQGMTIAISTHDMLFINQCLDRVYLIDKGRIIGFYDSQNEDPQVSSPVKQYLSLQENSSEF